One segment of Penaeus vannamei isolate JL-2024 chromosome 3, ASM4276789v1, whole genome shotgun sequence DNA contains the following:
- the LOC138859778 gene encoding uncharacterized protein yields MPAPVQKDKATCLQRADNASFETWTLSCALESRLEAFCNRSLRRIIRYCWRNHVANQRLYRKIGIGPITCTIRDRQLRLYGHQAPFPQDDPAHQVVSVRDNPGWRRPVGRPRKSWLGLIEQTCREELEMGLVPT; encoded by the coding sequence atgcctgcacctgtgcagaaggacaaaGCTACATGTCTTCAAAGggctgataatgccagttttgaaacctggacattatcttgtgccttggagtctcgtcttgaagccttctgtaataggtccttgcgccggatcattaGGTACTGTTGGCGGAACCATGTGGCAAACCAACGGTTGTACCGCAAGATTGGCataggacctattacctgcacaatccgtgatcgccaactcaggttatatGGCCACCAGGCTcccttcccacaggatgatcctgcccaccaggttgtctctgtacgagacaaccctgggtggaggaggcctgtgggacgacccaggaagtcgtggcttgggctgatcgaacaaacctgtcgtgaggagctcgagatgggcctaGTTCCTACCTAG